A genomic window from Struthio camelus isolate bStrCam1 chromosome 2, bStrCam1.hap1, whole genome shotgun sequence includes:
- the GJC2 gene encoding gap junction gamma-2 protein, with product MTNMSWSFLTRLLEEIHNHSTFVGKVWLTVLIVFRIVLTAVGGESIYSDEQSKFTCNTKQPGCDNVCYDAFAPLSHVRFWVFQIIMISTPSVMYLGYAIHRIARSSEEEKKFKGFKKKKQFALNWQAVRNLEDPTEADEEEPMISDDAAENEKAKAKTKSKEQQKHDGRRRIQQEGLMKIYVFQLLARASFEVCFLVGQYLLYGFEVEAYYVCNRVPCPHTVDCFVSRPTEKTIFLLVMYVVSCLCLLLNMCEMFHLGFGTIRDAIRNRKINSFRQPPYNYAYPKNISCPPEYNLVVKSEKSTKIPNSLMAHEQNLANVAQEQQCTSPDENIPADLSTLHKHLRVAQEQLDIAFQSYSGTQPNTQPSRTSSPASGGTVVEQNRANTAQEKQGAKPKACSEKGSSSSKDGKTSVWI from the coding sequence ATGACCAACATGAGCTGGAGCTTTCTCACCCGCCTGCTAGAAGAGATTCACAATCACTCCACCTTTGTGGGGAAGGTCTGGCTCACCGTGCTGATCGTCTTCCGCATCGTCTTGACAGCGGTTGGAGGGGAGTCCATCTACTCCGATGAGCAGAGTAAGTTCACCTGTAACACCAAGCAGCCCGGCTGCGACAACGTCTGTTACGATGCCTTTGCACCGCTGTCGCACGTCAGGTTCTGGGTCTTCCAGATCATCATGATATCCACCCCTTCGGTCATGTACCTGGGCTATGCCATCCACAGGATCGCCAGGTCCTCGGAAGAGGAGAAGAAGTTCAAGGGATTcaagaagaagaaacaatttgCTTTGAACTGGCAGGCAGTGCGCAACCTGGAGGACCCAACGGAGGCAGATGAAGAGGAGCCCATGATCTCTGATGATGCAGCAGAAAACGAAAAAGCCAAAGCCAAGACCAAGAGCAAAGAACAGCAAAAGCATGATGGGAGGAGGCGCATCCAGCAAGAAGGACTGATGAAAATCTAtgtcttccagctgcttgccAGAGCGTCATTTGAAGTTTGCTTTTTGGTAGGGCAGTATCTTCTCTACGGTTTTGAGGTTGAAGCTTATTACGTCTGCAACAGAGTCCCTTGCCCTCACACTGTGGACTGCTTTGTGTCCAGGCCAACAGAGAAGACGATCTTCCTCTTGGTGATGTACGTTGTGAGCTGTCTGTGCTTATTGCTCAACATGTGTGAAATGTTTCATCTGGGGTTTGGGACTATCCGAGACGCCATTCGTAACCGAAAAATCAACAGCTTTAGGCAGCCTCCCTACAACTACGCCTACCCAAAGAACATCTCCTGTCCTCCTGAGTACAACTTGGTAGTGAAATCAGAGAAGTCCACCAAGATCCCCAACAGCCTGATGGCCCATGAGCAGAACTTGGCTAATGTTGCTCAGGAGCAGCAGTGCACAAGTCCAGATGAGAATATCCCGGCAGACTTGTCCACCCTTCACAAACACTTGAGAGTGGCCCAGGAGCAATTAGACATAGCGTTTCAGAGCTACAGCGGCACCCAGCCCAACACACAGCCCTCTCGAACGAGCAGTCCCGCCTCAGGCGGCACAGTGGTGGAGCAGAACAGGGCCAACACCGCCCAGGAGAAACAAGGTGCTAAACCCAAAGCCTGCTCGGAGAAAGGAAGCTCAAGCAGCAAAGATGGAAAGACATCTGTATGGATATAG